In Sardina pilchardus chromosome 10, fSarPil1.1, whole genome shotgun sequence, one genomic interval encodes:
- the LOC134094312 gene encoding E3 SUMO-protein ligase ZBED1-like: MVVWDLQPFSVVEDRGFKAFTKALNPSYSLPGRKTLSQVLVPQLYQRCHDHVRERVGHAAAVSLTTDCWTSRSTQSFMSVTCHFLEDFTMVSCLLDCFQFSERHTADNLSEHLLRIAREWGIQDKVVACVTDGASNITLAIKKCQWTHLHCFAHTLNLIVRGRGLKNLAETVEKVKHIVDHFHRSSLSAEKLRATLAQMGLPDLKLLQDCPTRWNSTFYMLKRFVRLKDAIITTLALVNSAMSTLTHEEWVAIEEACDVLQPFEEVTVEISGESYVTASKVILLARGLQKITASRIRSGCFNQPVVQELLSGLNAEMSKRFRRIEFNNFLAESSMLDPRFKRKAFTDDDAANEVIQGLTNAAAQVTISSSSQQDALAEQGAAARPIEASQVWGDFDEQVSGLVSHISAHTEATLEIRSFLQEALIPRSCNPLIWWKNRALVFPRLTRLVIERACVVATSVPSERVFSKMGQIISERLSRLTPSKAHNIVFLNANLE, translated from the exons ATGGTGGTGTGGGACCTGCAACCTTTTTCAGTTGTGGAGGACAGGGGCTTTAAGGCCTTCACTAAGGCCCTTAACCCGTCATACAGCCTACCGGGTAGGAAGACCCTTTCCCAGGTCCTGGTCCCCCAGCTGTACCAGAGATGCCATGACCATgtcagggagagagtggggcaCGCTGCTGCGGTAAGCCTGACAACAGACTGTTGGACTTCTCGGTCAACACAGAGCTTCATGTCAGTGACCTGCCATTTTTTGGAAGACTTCACCATGGTCAGCTGTCTCCTGGACTGTTTTCAGTTCAGTGAGCGTCACACAGCTGACAATTTGTCTGAGCATCTCCTGCGGATCGCACGGGAATGGGGCATCCAGGACAAGGTGGTGGCCTGTGTGACAGATGGAGCATCCAACATCACCCTGGCAATTAAGAAGTGTCAATGGACACACCTGCATTGTTTCGCCCATACACTAAATTTGATTGTCAGGGGGAGGGGGTTAAAAAACCTAGCAGAAACGGTGGAAAAGGTAAAACACATCGTGGACCACTTCCATCGAAGCTCGTTGTCAGCAGAGAAGCTGAGGGCCACACTGGCACAAATGGGTCTGCCAGACCTGAAGCTTCTGCAGGATTGCCCCACCCGGTGGAATTCCACCTTCTACATGCTGAAGCGTTTTGTAAGGCTGAAGGATGCCATCATCACCACACTGGCTTTGGTGAATTCAGCAATGTCAACCTTGACTCATGAGGAGTGGGTGGCCATTGAAGAGGCGTGCGACGTGCTGCAGCCATTTGAGGAAGTGACAGTGGAGATCAGCGGGGAAAG CTATGTGACTGCCTCCAAAGTCATTTTGCTGGCACGGGGTTTGCAGAAGATCACTGCAAGCCGCATAAGGAGCGGCTGCTTCAACCAGCCTGTGGTGCAGGAGCTCCTGTCTGGCCTCAATGCGGAGATGTCCAAGCGGTTTCGCCGGATTGAGTTCAACAACTTCCTGGCAGAGAGCTCCATGCTAGACCCAAGGTTCAAACGAAAGGCCTTCACAGACGACGACGCAGCCAACGAGGTAATACAAGGCCTCACGAATGCTGCAGCACAGGTCACCATCTCCAGTTCCTCCCAGCAGGATGCTCTGGCTGAGCAAGGAGCCGCTGCAAGACCCATCGAGGCCAGCCAGGTCTGGGGGGACTTTGATGAGCAGGTGTCGGGGCTTGTGAGTCACATCAGTGCTCACACAGAAGCGACCCTCGAGATCCGGTCCTTCCTCCAGGAGGCCCTGATCCCTAGGTCCTGCAACCCCCTGATCTGGTGGAAGAACCGGGCACTGGTATTCCCACGGCTGACTCGTCTGGTGATTGAGAGGGCATGTGTTGTCGCGACCTCGGTGCCATCTGAACGAGTCTTTAGCAAAATGGGGCAGATCATCTCGGAGAGGCTCAGCCGGCTCACTCCATCAAAGGCACACAACATCGTGTTCCTGAATGCCAACCTTGAGTAA